In Bradyrhizobium sp. 195, the sequence GCGATGCCCTCGGCCAGGAACCAGCATTTGCGGCGACCGTCCCTCCGGTAGACCCAATGCTGTCCACCAGTGGTCGAGGTACCGGGACGCGCCACGCATTCGGCTTGCGGCGGAGCGGTTACCGTGGGTTGGGACGTAGCAGTAGTGAAGAACTCGGCTAGAGGATTGGAAGACGCAGGCCCCGCCGAAAAACCTCCGACAAGGACCAAACTGGCGAAGTACAATCGCAAACGACCGGACATCGAAAACTCCCGGGTGCGCCCCACCCCCGCTCGAGCCTTAGCGGCGACAACGGCTCCCATGGGGCTTAAATCGGGCAGCGCGATGAATTAATTGTAGTCTGGCCACCTATTTAATATGCCGGTCCGGCACTCCAGGGGTGCAACACGAGGCAGCGCGATCGATTCATCGAGCCACCTGAGTTGCGCCGGGCCCCGCTCCCGCCGCGATCCGCGGCGCCGCCACCCGGTAGATCGCTATCATTGCGCTCGTCCCCGAACACGAAAGCGCAACTGTCCGAGGGGGGATTGTCGATCTCACGATACGTGGATACCGCTCGCAGCGAATTAAATACTCCGCCACGATATTACCACTGTCGCGCCTTCTCCCTGCTCCCCTCGCATTTAAATGTGGATTGCACGATCAATATTTAACTGACGGCTTGTCTGCTCCCGGATTCCCGACTTGTCTGCCTGGGCCTTCTGCCCAAGATTCGGATGGAGCCATGAACACCGCGCATTTCAATTCGCTCTCCATTGACGAGCTCTGGATACTTCACCAAGAGATCGCCGCCAAACTCACTCAGAAAATGTTGGTGCAAAAAGCACATTTGGAGGAAAGGCTCCACAGGATTGGACTGACCAACGAGGCCACGCGGCTCAATCGTAAGCGCCGTCCATACCCGCCCGTTCGTCCCAAATACCGCAATCCGAAGAACCCAGCGGAGACATGGTCGGGTCGCGGCAGGCTGCCTCGATGGCTGCGGCCGCAGCTTCGAGGCGGCCGAGATTTGCACGATTTC encodes:
- a CDS encoding H-NS histone family protein; this encodes MNTAHFNSLSIDELWILHQEIAAKLTQKMLVQKAHLEERLHRIGLTNEATRLNRKRRPYPPVRPKYRNPKNPAETWSGRGRLPRWLRPQLRGGRDLHDFLIDQASAQKRRTN